A region of the Myxococcus stipitatus DSM 14675 genome:
TGGGCTCCAGCGACAGCGCGAAGCGCTCCGCCAGCGCGCGCGTGCAGCGGGCCCTGGCCTCGGAGGGAGCCCCCACCCGGCCCAATGCCACACAGGCGGTCACCGCACGCAGCAGGTTCCCCTCTTTCGCCCACGCGCTCGAGGCCAGGGCATAGGCGGCCGAGGACTCCCCCTTCCGCCCCAGCTCCTCCAGCAGCTCCGCCACGCGCTGACAGGCGTCCGCGTCCTCGGGGTGGGCCTGCAAGAGGTTCCGGTACTCCGCCAGCGCATCCTCCAGCCGCCCCTGACGCGCGAGCTGACGGGCCCGCTCCCTACCCACGACGCGCATGTCCATCATGGACTCATTCTCTCCACCCAGGTCTCGAAGACGACTCGCCGCATCGAGGGGCTCTACGGGAAGGCTCGGGGGGAAGCGTGCCGTGCTTGAGCCAGGGTTCGAGCTTCTCGGCTGCCAATCTCTTACGGGCGGGCGCCTTCGGGCGCATGCCCCATTCGGCGGGGGGCCGCTCCGCCGTCAGGTACCGGACGAGAGCCAACGCCACTCCAATCCCAGACACGCCTTGCCCGGTGCCCTGAAGCCCGCCGCCACGGCTACGCGCTCAACGCGCGCACCCGCTCCGCCAGGTTGTGTGTGAACAACCGGTAGATGCGCAGGGCCGCGGCCTCGTGCGTGGCAAGATAGTGCTGGAAGTCCGCGCGCGTCACCCGCAACGCCCTCACGGAGGAACATGAGCGCACATGCGCGGACGTGGGCCCGTCCAGGATGAGAGAGATTTCCCCCAGCCACGTCCCCGGCCCCAAGGTGTTGAGAAGTCGTGCATCCGGTCCTGGACCACTCGCCACATCCACCGAGCCCTCCAACAACACCAGGAGCCCCGTGCCCTGCGCGCCCTTCTCCAGCACGGTGGTGTCCGCGGGGATGACCACCTGGTGCGCCATGCGGAACAAATCCTTCAAGTCCTCTAGCGCCAGCTCCGCGAAGATGGGAATGGCCTTGAGGTACTCATATCCATCCGGTGCCGGACTCGTCCGCTCCGCCACCGGAGGCGGGGCTTCCACCGACGCGACGGCCGACGCGGACACCAGCGCCTGCGAGGCCCCGCTCAAATCCAGATGCCGCAGCAGGCGCAGGTGCTCCGCCTTGAGCACCTCGTCCTCCCGGGCCACCGAGGACTCCTGCCGCGCGTCCGCCAGCAACACCAGCGCCCGCCAGGACTCCCCCTGCTCGTCGAGCAGCGCGCACATGCGCAGCACCGCCTCGCGGCGCCGGGGATGCTCGGGAGGCACGCCCCGGAGCGCCTCCAGCTCCGCGTGGGCATAACCCAGCGCGTGGTACACCTCCGCCGCCTCCAGGGGGCGCTGCAGGCGTGTCAGGCATTGCGCCATGGACTCGCGGGCATCCAGCGCGCGGTACAACTCCAGCGCCCGCTCCAGCGCGCCCGCCCGCTCGAAGGCCGCGGACGCACGGGCGATGTCCCCCGCGCGCAGCCAGGCCTCGGCGGCGAGCATCAGCGCGCCTGCTTGCTCGTGCAGCGCCGCGGCGTCCGCGTCCGCGCCCTGCGCTTCCAGGAGCCGGGCCGCGCCCGCGAAGTCCCTGGCGCGGCGCAACACATCCACCAGCGCCGAGCGCGCCTGCGCTGGCACGTTCACGGATTCTTCCAGCACGCGCTCTCGTTGCACTGGAGACAAGTCCTCGTAGGCCCGCACCGCGACATCCACCGCAGCCTGCATCACCGCCTCCCACACCACGCGGACAGGGCCCGCCACGAGCGAACCCCGCCCCCTGGCGCCCTCTTTCAAGAGGAGGTTGGACACCTCAGCGGCCCCCGCCATGTCGTGCTCCCCCCTGCCACAAGTCTCCCGAGTCCGTACCAGACCCGCCGCCAGGAGGCGAGCCCCCCGCACGCCCTCCCCGCTCGGGAAATGGTGGATGCAAAACCTTCCATTCCTGCCCGAAGAATCGCGTGGGATAGGGTGGCAAAGCGCCACACCTGAATTCGCCACCGCGTCCGCTATATGTGGGCGGGCCGAACGTTAACGTGCGCGATGGGCCGACATCCTCCCTCGGAGCCCGAGACATGACGCCTCGCCACCTGCACCGCTGGAGCCGGGTGCTTCCCCTGCTGGCCCTCTGCGCCGGGAGTACGGCCCTGGCTCACGCGGGTCTGCCGGAGACCTCCAACGTCACCCTCCGGCGAGGCCACCCGGAGGATATCTTCCTGGGGGCGACCTTCGGCGCGGTGATTTCGCGCGACGCCGGCAAGACGTTCCGGTGGATATGCGCGGACGCCATCGGCTACGGCGGCTGGACGCCCACCTCCTACCTGTGGAGGGAGGCGGGCGACATCCTCACCGCCACCGGCAGCGCGCTCCTGCGCTCCCCCGACGGCGGCTGCTCCTGGTCCGCCCACCCCTTCTTCAAGGACACCTGGGTCTCCGCCATGGCGGCCCACCCCACGGATGACCGCATCCTGTATGTCGTCACCGCGAGACATGGGAAACCCAATGGCGTCTACCGCTCCCAGGATGGTGGGGAGACGTGGGCCCCCTCGCCCCTGATGCGGCCAGGCCTGCTGCTCAACGCGGTGCGCGTGTCCCCAGCCAATCCCCGCCGCGTCTACGTGAGCGGCAAGGAGGAGAACCGGCTGCTGCTCCTGCGCAGCGACGACGCGGGAGAGACGTGGACGGAGACAGTCCACCCGCTGCCGGAGCTGCAGCTGCCCTATGACCTGCTCGTCGAAGCCGCGGACCCGGCGTCGGCGGACGTCGTGTGGGCCCGCGTGTCCGCGCAGGGCTCCACCTTCCTGCTGCGCAGCGACGACGCGGGCCAGACGCTCACGACGGTGTCGAAGATTGACGACGTCTTCATCAACATGGAGCTGTCCGCCGACGGCAAGACGACGTGGGTGGGCACCCTCAACCACTTCTTCAAGGGCCCCTCCACCGGCCCCCTGGCGATGCGCTCGCTGCCCACGGGCAACGCGTGTGTGCTGCGCGACGGCGACACGCTCTACGCCTGCGGCTCCACCTGGCTGCATGACTGGGCGCTCGCGCGCAGCACCGATGAAGGCGACACCTGGACGCACCTCTTCGGCCTCTACGAAATCCAGGGCGCGCACCACTGCCCCACGGGCACCCCCGTCCGCAACGTGTGCCCGGGTCGCTGGCCGCAGCTCGCCGAGCAGCTCGGCGCCCCGCTCTATCCCGAGGAGCCTCCTCCCGACGACGGTGGCACCCTCCCCGACGCGGGGACTCCCGACGCGGGAGCTCCCGACTCAGGCTCCTCCTCCGACGCAGGCACCCAGCCCGAGCCCCCTCCTCCGCCCAAGAGCTCCAGCGGCTGCGGCGCGATGGGAGGGAACATTGTACCGCTGTTGCTGTTGCTACTCCCCCTCACCCTGCTGCGCCGAGGCCCCCGGCGCCAGAACCAGGAAAGGTCCCCCTGATGCGGCTCTCTCGAAATCTCCTCTGGACCACTTCCGCGGCCACCCTGCTCTGCCTGACCGCCGCGTGCGGCGACGACAAGCCCGAGTCCACCTGCGGCGAGCCCCTCTACGGCGGTGACGCCACCGACGAAGCGTGGCGCGCGCTGGTGGACGCGGAGGCTCGCGCGACGCCGAACGCGGAGGTCGCCCGGCTCACCTCCCCCGAGAGCGGCGCGTCCTACGACGCCAGCGCCGCGCCTCCGCGCTGGGCCTGGAGCTCCACGCTGGCCAGCGCGCAGCCTCGTCCCGCGCCGCCGAGCGCCTTCGACACCGCGCGCACGATGCTGGCCCACGTGGGCGAGTGGATTCTGCCCACCGCCCATGCCCACCTGCCTCCGTTCACCGGGGACATCTACTGGGTGCGTGTGACGGTCCCCGGGCGCACGTGCCCGGTGGAGATGCTCACCTCGAACCTTGACTGGCAGCTCGACGCGGCCACCTGGGACACGCTCAAGGCCAGCGCGGGGCAGGAGCTGAGCGTGCAGGTCATCAGCGCGTACCTGCTCCAGAACCGCATCACCGAAGGCCCCTACCGCCTGCCCCAGCCCGTCACCGTCCGCGTCCAGAAGGGGACCCCATGAGGCGCTCCCGTGTCTGGCTTTCCGCGCTGGGGCTGCTGCTCGCCTCCTGCGGCGAGGACTCGAACCCCTTCGATGGGGTGAAGCCGCCGGACGGCCTTCAGTACGCGCATCCAGACCCCTGGGCGGCGGGCGTGGGGGTTCCCCCTCCGGGCCCCGGAGGCCGCGTCATCATCACCAACAGCATGGATGACACCGTCAGCCTGCTGGAGCTGGACGGCGCGACGAAGCCCGGCTGGAAGGAGGTGGCGCGGGTGCCGGTGGGCCTCAACCCCGTGGAGCTGGAGGGCCCCCACCACACCGCCGTGTCACCGGATGGCAAACACTACTACGTAGGCATCTCCAACTACGTGCCCGGCGGCGGCTCCGGTCCCCACGGCGCACACGGCACGGGGGCCGACGACGGCTACTGCCTCAAGATGGATGCGAGCACCCACCGCCTGGTGGGCTCGGTGCGCGTGGACCCCAACCCCGGGGACGTCATCGTCAGTCGGGACGGCAACACGCTGTACCAGACGCACTTCGACACGCTGAAGATCACCGAGGTCGCTCGCCGCGGCGGCACCCAGGAGGAGATGTTCGCGCGCATGGCGGTCATCGACGCGAAGACGATGACTCGCAAGTCCATGGTGACGGTGTGCCCCGCGCCGCACGCCGTGCGCCTGTCTCCGGACGAGCGCACCGCCTACGTCGCGTGCTGGTCCGACGAGGTCGCCATCGTCGACCTCACCACGCCCACGGAGAAGCCCACGCGCGTCAAGGTCTCCGCCAGCGCGGGCACCGCCGTGACACCTCGGCACCAGCCCTACGCGCTGACGATGTCGCCCACCACGGGCGATGTCTGGGTCAGCTCCATGGCCAGCCGCGAGCTCCAGTTGCTCGACGCGAAGACGCGCGCCATGAACCCCGCGCGGACGATTCGCCTCCCCGGCGCGCCCATGTTCGGCGACTTCAGCGCGGACGGGAAGACGCTCTACATGCCCGTGCAGGGCGTGGAGTCCCTGCACGTCATCGACGCGGACACCGGCGCCATCCGAAGCGAGCTGGAGCTGGCGGACGCGGGCTGCCTCAACGTGCACCAGGCGCACCTGACGCCGGACGGCACCCACGCGCTCGTCGTCTGCGAAGGAGACCGGCTGAGCCCCGGCACGTTGCACTCGGTGAACCTGGCCCAGGGCACGGTGGTGAATACCGTGCGCGTGGGCATCTTCCCGGACTCGGTGAACATCCTCGGAGGTCAGCGATGAAGGGCGCGCTCTGGAAGGTCCTGCCGTCGCTGGTGCTGCTCGCGCTGACGTCCGCTTGTGGTGACGACGAGAAGCCTCCGACGGCGGTGGAGTACGGCAAGCTGTTGTTCAACGACGCGCGGCTGTCGGAGAGCCAGTTCAACAGCTTCACCTGCGCGACGTGCCACGCGACCACCCCCACGCCGCAAGGCGGACGGATGGACTCCGGCTACACGCTGTACAACGTCGTGGGCCGGGACACCTGGTGGGGCGGCTACGAGACGAACCTGCTGGACGCGGTGAACTTCTGCTACGTCAGCTTCATGCGCGGCGTGCAGAAGCTGCCCGCGGACTCACCGCAGAGCCGCGCGCTGTACGAGTACCTCGCGAGCATCAGCCCGGACGCGAAGTCCCCCGCCCTGCCCTATACCGTGGTGAAGGACGTGCGCGACGTGCCTCGGGGCGGCGCGGAGCGTGGACGCGCCGTGTATCAAGCCGCGTGTCAGGAGTGTCACGGCGAGACGCACACCGGGAAGGGACGACTGACG
Encoded here:
- a CDS encoding cyclic nucleotide-binding domain-containing protein; this translates as MAGAAEVSNLLLKEGARGRGSLVAGPVRVVWEAVMQAAVDVAVRAYEDLSPVQRERVLEESVNVPAQARSALVDVLRRARDFAGAARLLEAQGADADAAALHEQAGALMLAAEAWLRAGDIARASAAFERAGALERALELYRALDARESMAQCLTRLQRPLEAAEVYHALGYAHAELEALRGVPPEHPRRREAVLRMCALLDEQGESWRALVLLADARQESSVAREDEVLKAEHLRLLRHLDLSGASQALVSASAVASVEAPPPVAERTSPAPDGYEYLKAIPIFAELALEDLKDLFRMAHQVVIPADTTVLEKGAQGTGLLVLLEGSVDVASGPGPDARLLNTLGPGTWLGEISLILDGPTSAHVRSCSSVRALRVTRADFQHYLATHEAAALRIYRLFTHNLAERVRALSA
- a CDS encoding WD40/YVTN/BNR-like repeat-containing protein, which produces MTPRHLHRWSRVLPLLALCAGSTALAHAGLPETSNVTLRRGHPEDIFLGATFGAVISRDAGKTFRWICADAIGYGGWTPTSYLWREAGDILTATGSALLRSPDGGCSWSAHPFFKDTWVSAMAAHPTDDRILYVVTARHGKPNGVYRSQDGGETWAPSPLMRPGLLLNAVRVSPANPRRVYVSGKEENRLLLLRSDDAGETWTETVHPLPELQLPYDLLVEAADPASADVVWARVSAQGSTFLLRSDDAGQTLTTVSKIDDVFINMELSADGKTTWVGTLNHFFKGPSTGPLAMRSLPTGNACVLRDGDTLYACGSTWLHDWALARSTDEGDTWTHLFGLYEIQGAHHCPTGTPVRNVCPGRWPQLAEQLGAPLYPEEPPPDDGGTLPDAGTPDAGAPDSGSSSDAGTQPEPPPPPKSSSGCGAMGGNIVPLLLLLLPLTLLRRGPRRQNQERSP
- a CDS encoding YncE family protein — translated: MRRSRVWLSALGLLLASCGEDSNPFDGVKPPDGLQYAHPDPWAAGVGVPPPGPGGRVIITNSMDDTVSLLELDGATKPGWKEVARVPVGLNPVELEGPHHTAVSPDGKHYYVGISNYVPGGGSGPHGAHGTGADDGYCLKMDASTHRLVGSVRVDPNPGDVIVSRDGNTLYQTHFDTLKITEVARRGGTQEEMFARMAVIDAKTMTRKSMVTVCPAPHAVRLSPDERTAYVACWSDEVAIVDLTTPTEKPTRVKVSASAGTAVTPRHQPYALTMSPTTGDVWVSSMASRELQLLDAKTRAMNPARTIRLPGAPMFGDFSADGKTLYMPVQGVESLHVIDADTGAIRSELELADAGCLNVHQAHLTPDGTHALVVCEGDRLSPGTLHSVNLAQGTVVNTVRVGIFPDSVNILGGQR
- a CDS encoding c-type cytochrome; the protein is MKGALWKVLPSLVLLALTSACGDDEKPPTAVEYGKLLFNDARLSESQFNSFTCATCHATTPTPQGGRMDSGYTLYNVVGRDTWWGGYETNLLDAVNFCYVSFMRGVQKLPADSPQSRALYEYLASISPDAKSPALPYTVVKDVRDVPRGGAERGRAVYQAACQECHGETHTGKGRLTELASILPEVTRDYDTTFPGVPHSLVIIEKVRHGQFFGIGGNMPAYSLEALSNEDLGALLTYLGL